The Pandoraea vervacti DNA window CGAATGCGGTCCCGTCCACGCCCTTCATGCCCGTCACGCCCGGAAGATCGCCTGCCATGATCGTCAGTCCCTGATGTTCTCCGGCTTCGCCCGGCAGTCATTCCGCCTTTGGCGCCGACTGCCCTTGCCCGCCATGCCGCCCGCGCATTCGGAGCCCAAAGCTTCCCATGATGTCATGGTGCTGAACCCCGGCGTGGCCGCATGGCGCGAGATCGCGTTTGCGGGCTCGCTTACTTAGCCGCAGCCACGGTCACGAGTGCCGGGCGCAGCACGCGATCGGCAATCAGATAACCCTTTTGGAGCACGGCGACGACGGTATTCGGCTCCTGATCGGCCGGCACCATCGAGATGGCCTGATGTTGATGCGGGTCGAACTTCGCGCCGGCCGGGTCGATGACCGACACCTTGCTGCGCTCGAGCGCCGCGACCAATTGACGCAGGGTCAGGGCAACGCCTTCCTGCAGCTTGGCCACGTCGCCGCTCTTGTCGGCCGCGGCAGCCTCCAGGCTGTCGATGACCGGCAGGAGGTTCTCGGCGAAGCTCTCCACGGCGAATTTACGGGCCTTGGCCACTTCGTCTTCCGCACGGCGACGCACGTTTTCCATCTCGGCGCGGGCACGCAGTGCTTCGTCGCGCAAGGTGGCGGCTTCTGCCTGCGCGGCCTGAAGCTGCGCCTCGACCGAGGGCAGCGCGTCGTTCGCGCCCGCAGCGTCGGTCGGGGCCGTTTCGGCCTGGGACGGAATCGGCTGATCGGGGGTGTTTTGCTGTTCAGTCATGAGCTTGAGTCGTCAAAAGGTTCTTGCAGCGCACCACGACGATGCGCCGCCGGTTCAAATCCCTTTGGATAGTAGGGGCGTCCACACCGATTTCAAGAGCTGGCGGGCATTTCGTGCGCCATATCGGTGCGTGCTGCGTGCCGGAAAATATCCGGTTACACGCGTTACGAGTCCTCTATTGTATCGGCCGTTGCTGCGACCTAACATGAATTACGGTCCGGTCGATGGCAGTGCCCGATCCGATGTCCTCGTTCCCGGACCCGGCCGCTCACCGGACACCCCTCGTCCGGTGTAGTGTTCTTAAGGAGCGCATCATGAAGCTGCCACTGGCTGTTGTCTTCATCCTTGCGTTGGTGACGACGGTAACGATCACAATCTGCTTGTCCGGCGCAGTGACCCGGCGCGACACCGAGTAC harbors:
- the grpE gene encoding nucleotide exchange factor GrpE, which encodes MTEQQNTPDQPIPSQAETAPTDAAGANDALPSVEAQLQAAQAEAATLRDEALRARAEMENVRRRAEDEVAKARKFAVESFAENLLPVIDSLEAAAADKSGDVAKLQEGVALTLRQLVAALERSKVSVIDPAGAKFDPHQHQAISMVPADQEPNTVVAVLQKGYLIADRVLRPALVTVAAAK